The region TTTTCCTGGGCTGCGGAGCTCTGCACCTTTACGGTCCTCACCTGGCTGAAGTGCGATCCATCGTGGTGAAGCCTGAGGCCAAGGGGCAAGGCGCCGGGGGAAAGCTGTTGCGCGCCCTGCTGGCAGAGGCGGAGGACCAGGGGGTCACCTGCGTCTGCCTGTTCACACGCATTCCGGATTTTTTCTTTCACTTCGGCTTTCGCGTGGTGGACCGCACGGTGCTGCCGGACAAGATCTACAAGGACTGCCAGACGTGCCCGCGTCTCTATGCCTGCGACGAAGTCGCCATGGCTCGCGGACCGATTCCGCGCATCGCCGTTCTTGGGCCAAACCGGTTTCCTCAGCCTGAGCTTGTGAAGCTGCAGGCTGGCTCAATCGCGCCTCCGAACCCCAAGGACAAATAGCGCTTCGGATCGATGCTGGGTCGATCATCGACCTTTTCCCATTTTCTCCTCCGGTAATCGCCAGAATCCACCTGCTTCCCTTTCGCTTATGAGCATCACCCGGCATACTATTGGCGAACGACGAGGAGAAGCTGGATGGATGCTCTGACGCTTCATCGGATCCACTTTGCATTTACCATCACCTATCACTACCTCTTCCCCCAATTGACGATGGGGCTCGCTCTACTGATCTTCGTCATGAAGTTGATAGCTCTGCGGACGAACGATCCTGCTCAACGGGAGCGCTACGACGAAGCCTCCCGTTTCTGGGCCCGCATCTTTGCTATCAACTTCGTTCTTGGCGTGGTAACCGGGATTCCGATGGAGTTTCAGTTCGGCACGAACTGGTCTGAATTTTCACGACGAACCGGCGGAGTCATCGGCCAACCTCTGGCGATGGAAGGCGTCTTCTCTTTCTTTCTTGAGTCTGCCTTCCTGGGGTTGCTTATGTTTGGCGAGAAACGAATCTCGCGGAAGCTCCACACGCTCTCAGCCTTCATGGTCTTCCTGGGATCGTGGATCTCAGGGTTCTTTATTATTGTGACGGATGCCTGGATGCAGCATCCGGTCGCATACCAGCAGCTTCCGAACGGCACATTTGAGGTCACCAGCTTCTGGGGACTGATGATGAATCCATGGGCGTGGCTGCAGTATGCCCACAACATGTCCGGCGCTGTCATAACGGGAGCCTTCGTCATGGCCGCCACGGGAGCGTTATATCTTCTTCAACGCAAACACGAGGAGTATGGACGACTGTTCCTGAAGGTAGGAGTCGTGGCGGGTATTGCATCCTGTATTGCTCAGATCTTTCCTACCGGCGATCTGCACGGCAAATACATGGCACGGCACCAGCCGGCGGCCGTAGCGGGTATGGAGGGTCTCTTTCATTCCACACCGGGTGCGCCCATTGTGCTGATGGGACAGCCAGATGTCGAGAAGCAGACCATCGACAATCCGCTGGCTGTCAATAAAGTACTCAGCTTTTTGA is a window of Edaphobacter sp. 12200R-103 DNA encoding:
- a CDS encoding GNAT family N-acetyltransferase is translated as MPISDSTSSSRPRVGGAVVRPAKLPDAVNIFELVNSLSGDGTLLRRSYAEICENVRDFAVAESESGVFLGCGALHLYGPHLAEVRSIVVKPEAKGQGAGGKLLRALLAEAEDQGVTCVCLFTRIPDFFFHFGFRVVDRTVLPDKIYKDCQTCPRLYACDEVAMARGPIPRIAVLGPNRFPQPELVKLQAGSIAPPNPKDK
- a CDS encoding cytochrome ubiquinol oxidase subunit I, which translates into the protein MDALTLHRIHFAFTITYHYLFPQLTMGLALLIFVMKLIALRTNDPAQRERYDEASRFWARIFAINFVLGVVTGIPMEFQFGTNWSEFSRRTGGVIGQPLAMEGVFSFFLESAFLGLLMFGEKRISRKLHTLSAFMVFLGSWISGFFIIVTDAWMQHPVAYQQLPNGTFEVTSFWGLMMNPWAWLQYAHNMSGAVITGAFVMAATGALYLLQRKHEEYGRLFLKVGVVAGIASCIAQIFPTGDLHGKYMARHQPAAVAGMEGLFHSTPGAPIVLMGQPDVEKQTIDNPLAVNKVLSFLIYGTTAAEVKGLDQFPQDQWPSALPLLFYSYHIMAGLGTYFAGLMILAGFLLWRGHIYHARWLLWPILLSFPLPYIANTAGWMTAELGRQPWLVYGLMRTSEGYSKHVGPGTSLFTLLGFLGMYSVLSILWIVLVYTAIQKGPKAPVVDEGHDGHTLTTA